A window of Rhinatrema bivittatum chromosome 2, aRhiBiv1.1, whole genome shotgun sequence contains these coding sequences:
- the TSHZ1 gene encoding teashirt homolog 1: protein MPRRKQQAPRRLAAYVPEEELKAAETDEDHVEDDGLPLDVQESEYLGNEEGEIKETPSYQNSPVSTATNHDAGYGSPLSENSDQLADFKSTSSKDGQDKEDQQDTDNASYPQDSLAQIKAVYANLLSESCWSSLALDLKKSSPATSNNENSENENTSTNANTKTYIATSNSSCASTNTSTSTSTSNSTCTSNSNNNSGGSGYDWHQAALAKTLQQNSYGLLPEPSLFSTVQLYRQNNKLYGSVFTGASKFRCKDCSAAYDTLVELTVHMNETGHYRDDNRDKDYERTRQWSKPRKRSLMEMEGKEDAQKVLKCMYCGHSFESLQDLSVHMIKTKHYQKVPLKEPVPAITKLVPSTKKRALQDLASPCSPEPTGGAPIISAGDSSKDPKAANPYVTPNNRYGYQNGASYTWQFEARKAQILKCMECGSSHDTLQQLTAHMMVTGHFLKVTNSASKKGKQLVLDAVVEEKIQSIPLPPTTHARLPAASIKKQPDSPNGSINAEEKKDLEKEKETVAETEKKIKEESEDLTEKFEPTTLYQYLREEDLDDSPKGGLDILKSLENTVTTAISKAQNGAPSWGGYPSIHAAYQLPGTVKSLQPSVQSVQMQPSYASSVKSLSSEHNALIHSPGSLTPPPHKSNVSAMEELVEKVTGKINVKREEKLAEKEKTAPAKPVSPVAKENKDSPKSEEVNIKQSKKNNDNEILKTKKDSAVEAHASNGTDALKTKVTNGCSNLGIITEHSPEQSFINPLSALQSIMNSHLGKVSKPVNPALDPLAMLYKISNSMLDKPIYPSTPVKQADAIDRYYYENSDQPIDLTKSKNKPLVSGLTDSVSSPLRESALMDISDMVKNLTGRLTPKSSTPSTVSEKSDADGSSFEEALDELSPIHKRKGRQSNWNPQHLLILQAQFASSLRETPEGKYIMSDLGPQERVHISKFTGLSMTTISHWLANVKYQLRRTGGTKFLKNLDTGHPVFFCNDCASQFRTASTYVSHLETHLGFSLKDLSKLSLNQIQEQQNVSKVLTNKTLGSLGLPEEDSGSTFQCKLCNRTFASKHAVKLHLSKTHGKSPEDHLIYVTELEKQ, encoded by the coding sequence CTTATGTTCCTGAGGAGGAGCTGAAGGCAGCAGAAACAGATGAAGATCATGTGGAAGATGACGGATTGCCTCTGGATGTCCAGGAAAGTGAGTATTTGGGAAACGAAGAAGGAGAAATCAAAGAGACTCCAAGTTACCAGAACTCCCCAGTCAGTACTGCAACTAATCACGATGCAGGTTATGGATCACCACTTAGCGAGAACAGTGATCAACTGGCTGATTTTAAAAGTACATCCTCAAAGGATGGCCAAGACAAAGAGGATCAGCAGGACACAGACAATGCTTCTTACCCACAGGACTCCCTGGCACAAATAAAAGCTGTGTATGCAAACTTGTTATCAGAGTCTTGCTGGTCCAGCTTAGCTTTAGACTTGAAGAAATCCAGTCCTGCCACCAGCAACAATGAAAACAGCGAGAACGAGAATACGAGTACCAATGCAAACACCAAAACTTACATTGCCACCAGTAACAGCAGCTGTGCCAGTACCAACACCAGcaccagtaccagtaccagtaaTAGTACCTGTACCAGTAACAGTAATAACAACAGTGGTGGCTCAGGTTATGACTGGCATCAGGCTGCTCTGGCTAAAACTTTGCAGCAGAACTCTTACGGACTTCTTCCAGAGCCCAGTCTGTTTAGCACAGTGCAGCTTTACCGGCAAAACAACAAACTTTATGGGTCTGTCTTCACGGGCGCTAGTAAGTTTCGCTGCAAAGACTGCAGTGCAGCTTATGACACACTGGTGGAACTCACAGTTCACATGAATGAAACTGGACACTATCGTGATGACAACAGAGATAAAGATTATGAAAGAACCAGGCAGTGGTCTAAACCCAGAAAGCGTTCTCTTATGGAAATGGAAGGCAAAGAGGATGCGCAGAAAGTGTTAAAGTGCATGTACTGTGGGCATTCATTTGAATCTTTGCAGGATCTGAGTGTCCATATGATAAAAACAAAGCATTACCAGAAAGTGCCTCTGAAGGAACCGGTACCAGCCATCACTAAACTGGTTCCTTCAACCAAAAAGCGAGCACTTCAGGACTTAGCTTCACCTTGCTCACCTGAGCCAACAGGAGGCGCTCCCATAATCTCAGCGGGAGACTCATCCAAGGATCCAAAAGCTGCCAACCCATATGTGACTCCAAATAATCGTTACGGCTATCAGAATGGTGCTAGCTACACTTGGCAGTTTGAGGCTCGGAAAGCCCAGATATTGAAATGCATGGAATGCGGCAGTTCCCATGACACGTTGCAGCAACTGACAGCTCATATGATGGTCACGGGTCATTTTTTAAAAGTGACCAACTCGGCCTCCAAGAAAGGAAAGCAGCTGGTGTTAGATGCGGTGGTGGAAGAAAAGATTCAATCTATACCTCTGCCACCAACCACCCATGCCAGGTTGCCAGCAGCCAGTATTAAGAAGCAGCCAGATTCTCCAAACGGATCTATAAATGCCGAGGAGAAGAAAGATCtcgaaaaggaaaaagaaacagttgcggaaacagaaaagaaaattaaagaggAGAGTGAGGACTTGACAGAAAAATTTGAGCCAACAACCTTGTATCAGTACCTCAGAGAAGAGGATTTGGACGACAGCCCTAAAGGTGGACTAGACATATTAAAGTCCCTGGAGAATACTGTCACAACAGCAATCAGCAAGGCTCAGAATGGAGCACCTTCCTGGGGAGGCTATCCCAGTATCCATGCAGCGTACCAGCTACCAGGAACAGTGAAATCCCTACAGCCCTCGGTGCAGAGCGTCCAGATGCAGCCGTCCTATGCCAGCAGTGTGAAATCGCTGTCGTCTGAGCACAATGCGCTTATTCATTCTCCTGGAAGTCTCACTCCTCCGCCTCACAAAAGCAACGTTTCTGCAATGGAGGAACTGGTAGAGAAAGTCACAGGTAAGATCAAtgtaaagagagaagaaaaactcgCCGAGAAGGAGAAAACGGCTCCAGCTAAACCAGTGTCTCCAGTTGCTAAAGAAAACAAAGACTCACCTAAATCTGAAGAGGTGAATAttaagcagtcaaaaaagaataATGACAATGAAATTCTGAAGACCAAGAAGGATAGTGCTGTGGAGGCTCATGCATCCAATGGAACAGATGCCCTCAAGACAAAAGTTACCAACGGCTGTAGTAATTTGGGAATCATCACAGAGCATTCACCTGAGCAATCTTTCATTAATCCACTGAGTGCTTTACAATCCATTATGAATTCCCACTTGGGCAAAGTTTCTAAGCCAGTAAATCCTGCTTTGGACCCTTTGGCCATGTTGTACAAAATTAGCAATAGTATGCTGGACAAACCAATCTACCCCAGCACACCGGTCAAACAGGCTGATGCCATTGATCGGTACTATTATGAAAACAGTGATCAACCCATTGATTTAACAAAGTCTAAAAACAAACCGCTGGTTTCTGGTCTGACAGATTCTGTCTCGTCTCCTCTGAGAGAAAGTGCACTGATGGATATTTCTGACATGGTTAAGAACCTTACAGGACGGTTGACCCCCAAGTCCTCAACCCCATCTACTGTATCAGAGAAGTCTGATGCTGATGGAAGCAGCTTTGAGGAAGCCTTGGACGAGCTGTCACCAATTCACAAGAGAAAGGGCAGGCAGTCCAACTGGAACCCTCAACATCTTCTTATCCTTCAGGCCCAGTTTGCTTCCAGCCTGCGGGAAACCCCTGAAGGCAAATACATTATGTCTGACTTAGGTCCACAGGAGCGGGTACACATCTCTAAGTTTACTGGTCTTTCCATGACCACAATTAGCCACTGGCTGGCCAATGTGAAGTATCAACTAAGGAGGACAGGTGGAACTAAGTTTTTAAAGAACTTAGACACGGGGCATCCTGTATTTTTCTGCAATGATTGTGCCTCTCAATTCAGGACTGCTTCAACGTATGTAAGTCATTTAGAGACACATTTAGGCTTTAGCTTAAAGGATCTTTCTAAACTGTCACTAAATCAGATTCAAGAGCAGCAGAACGTTTCAAAAGTTCTTACTAATAAGACATTGGGCTCACTTGGACTTCCTGAGGAGGACTCAGGCTCCACATTCCAGTGTAAGCTCTGCAACCGAACTTTTGCAAGCAAGCACGCAGTGAAACTGCACCTTAGTAAAACACATGGCAAGTCCCCAGAGGACCATCTGATCTATGTAACTGAGTTAGAAAAACAATAG